The following proteins are encoded in a genomic region of Xylocopa sonorina isolate GNS202 chromosome 14, iyXylSono1_principal, whole genome shotgun sequence:
- the LOC143430477 gene encoding protein NYNRIN-like: MEKLASTGATRWCHMPQRYGKVSSGITKLLVAEWLSPKNSTLDDNRIKTRNVSRKLEIRTNQQRAKVTRHVTTPTVDFKDSGRFDYIHVDIVGPSPSSKGYKYGLTCVDRFSRWPEVMPITDIDAQTVATGLIHIWISRFGIPLRLTTDQGHQFEFCLFKELTRSIGATHLQMTAYHHQANGMVERFYRQLKATIKCHKTEDWVEILPIILLGIRSAYKEDLSASATEMICFSPPRRSQRSFIADGPFKVLQRGDKTFTFEIKGKEDKVSVDRLKPAIIMTDDGDCPHAEQ; encoded by the exons ATGGAAAAACTGGCATCGACAGGAGCGACCAGATGGTGTCATATGCCACAACGATACGGAAAAGTATCAAGTGGTATCACAA AGCTGCTTGTTGCCGAATGGTTGTCCCCGAAAAATTCTACGCTCGATGATAATAGGATTAAAACAAGGAACGTGTCCCGTAAGCTGGAGATTCGTACGAATCAGCAG CGAGCGAAGGTCACCAGGCACGTAACAACCCCTACGGTCGACTTTAAAGATTCTGGTCGATTTGACTATATACACGTCGACATCGTAGGGCCTTCACCTTCTTCTAAGGGTTATAAGTATGGCCTGACATGTGTCGACCGTTTCTCTCGCTGGCCGGAAGTCATGCCCATTACTGACATCGACGCACAGACTGTCGCTACGGGACTTATTCATATTTGGATTTCTCGATTTGGCATTCCCTTGAGATTAACCACTGACCAGGGACACCAATTCGAATTTTGTCTATTTAAAGAACTAACACGTTCAATTGGTGCTACACATTTACAGATGACAGCTTACCACCATCAAGCAAACGGCATGGTGGAGCGTTTCTATCGTCAGTTGAAGGCTACAATAAAATGCCACAAGACTGAAGACTGGGTAGAGATTTTACCTATTATCTTGCTCGGTATTCGGTCAGCGTACAAGGAGGACTTGAGCGCGTCGGCGACGGAGAT GATATGTTTTTCTCCGCCACGACGCAGTCAAAGGTCGTTTATAGCCGATGGGCCCTTCAAAGTATTGCAACGTGGCGACAAAACTTTCACCTTTGAGATCAAGGGTAAAGAAGACAAAGTTTCCGTTGACCGTTTGAAACCCGCCATCATAATGACTGACGATGGGGATTGCCCACATGCCGAACAGTGA